The Daphnia magna isolate NIES linkage group LG3, ASM2063170v1.1, whole genome shotgun sequence genomic interval AgcgagaaaacgaaaaagtagCTAactttgtttgaaatttttggttcttttttttttcttttaatttaacaGAACTCGATAGGGATCGTCAACAGCTATTTATTTTCATAAAACTTATTAGTTTTAGTTGTATAATTTTGTCGCAAtggattttttctattctttcaCAATTCATTCACGCAATGCCCCAAAAATCTGCTTAGATTTATACTTATagatatataataataatttcattaaatatAAAGCAATAGTAAATTTTGCATAAATAAGCAGAGAAAAGAACCCCAGAAAGTATTACAGTTCAACAATTGTATTGTGCTTTTTCATCATATACACATCATCAAGTAGGCTTTTGTTGCTCGGACTATTCCTCATCAGCTGACGAGCCTAACTGATTTTCATCCTCATCTGAAGAACTGGAGGAGCTATAGATATGATCTTCGTCttctaaatttttaaagtaaaagagagatttgttaatattttcctttaaatAAGCCGACTCACGCGAAAAAAGCAAGTAGATCCTGCAGTTAATTCAATAGTGCCCTTGTGTTCACAGTTCGCACAATGAGAGGGTACAGTCAATGGAACTGGAACGGCTAtaagaggaagaaaaataaaatattatcTTTCATTACATATATCTACTTGTATATGATTCATTTAACTACCTTTTTCTTCAACAGGTCCAGCTGAATTAACACATTCGGACGGTAGAAGAGGCCTGGACGAAAGCTTTTCAAAAAGCTCTCGGTAATGAAAAGGTCTTTTCGAATGGAAAACCCAGTCACATTCCGGACACAGAATGTTGCGGCAAGTGTTGCATCGCACAGCAAGATTGGTAATTGATATATGACAAGAACTGCATATTTCTGATTTGGAGAGTGCTAAATTACGAATAAAAGCTTTCAGGTATGTGTCTCTGTTGGCATCCCATCCAGCATCaacattttctcttctcttcgaCCAACTTTGATCAGATGGCACTATCTCTTTATGTGATTGAGTTTCAAAATAAGTGTTTTCGATGTGTGCTTCTTCATGAATTTTTTCAACTCGCAATCTTAGTATGCCCAGAGGTTCtagaatgaaaacatttttgtgtACGAAGGAAACATAAGCTTAGCATTAATCCACTTACCTCTTGCTTCCTTAGATGTTTTTATCCCATGTTCTTCATTATTACAATCAACAGAGTTGGTATTTTCAGAATCTGAAATACAGTACAGTGAGTTTCAAGttgcttttttaaatacttttgTACCTTGGTTTTggttcgtgtttttttttttcactttctttggCTTTGGTTTACTGGGCAATTTTCTTGAACAACCTGGTTGTGGGAACAATCTGTCCTTTTTAAACAGACCATATCCTTTGGCActaacaaataataaaatcaCTAAGAAATAAGACCCATGAAACACCAAACACATTTGTTTTGACATATCCTTATTTCACTCCACTGACCGTTCGGCGGCGACACTCGTCAGATAGGGCAAAACTTGGCACGCGATCCCACCGAAGGGTCGGAGTCCACCACGGAGACCATGGTCGTATCAAGTAGCTGAGACCTCAGCTTGTCTCAGCTGGTCTCAGTGAAAATTTCGACTTGATGGTTAGGATCACATTGTCTCAAGCAGACTCCTGAAGCCTTTcctcacttttctttttttgtttacaatttggTTACTACGTGGCGTGCAGGCGTAAAAAATCTTGGCTTCAGTAAAAAAGTGTcaaaaagtgaataattatATAGTTGTAAAAAAGTTACTGACGTATTGAAATGGCAAATCGTGAACAAGACATTAACGTGATTGTATTAAGTGTTGTGCAACACCTGATTCAGCAGGATGGggaagaagacgaaaccaTTATTCAAGAATTAGTTCGACCGTTTTTTGCTGCTTATGGAAATATGGAATCAAGTAGGGAAGGTCCAAGAGAGTTCTCAGGAGTTCAAGAATACATTGAGAGAACTGTTACTGGATATTCGGACCCCTATTTCAAAAAACATTTCAGGATGTCCAGGCAAAGCTTCGAGGTATGATTACTAGTGAGATACGACTTGCTTATTTGGTGTAACCTAAATGTTATAttctttctatatttattcAGCATTTAGCCCGCATGATGGCAATATATTTAAATAGCAATGATTCTGGAGTGCCGGTTCAAACCAAACTGCTACTGACTTTGTGGACTTTGGCAAATGTTGAGTCTTTTAGAGGAATAGGAGATAGGTTTGGAATGTATATGGGTTTGTATTTATAAAATGGATACTATTGCGTTCAAATCTAAAGTAAACTATGTTATAGGAAACGTCCACTACATCTTTTTGTGTACTACCAGAGCATTCCGGCTCAATTCAATCAAATTCATCAAATGGCCAACCAGGGCCGAATATAGATCTATAACGCTGCAATTTAGTTTTCCCTACGCcattggtaaaaaaaatttaccagTTTCCGTTAAGACACAAAACCTAATTAGTTATTGCATTTCATTTACGTGCACTCAAATAATTTAGGCAGTGTCGACAGTACCTTCATAAGGATTCGGCAACCACTCAAGCAGTGCAATGTATATACAAATCGGAAAAAGTTTTGCGCCGTTACGCTTCAAGCTGTATCTAAACCAAATTTAGAGTTCATCGATGTATCCACTGGATATCCATCATCGATGCATGATGCATCTGTTTTTGCTCACAGCCAACTGGGTCGCAATTTGTCTATATTGCTAGAGGGTACCCCGTTCGTGCTACTAGGAGACTCTGCCTACGGTTTGACCACTACACTAATGAAGCCGTATCCAGATAATGGGCGGCTTGATGAGGTATGGATTAAACACTGTTCTTCATTGGTATGTAGAACTGCATTGCAGCATGAAACATTTCAATTGGTGCTCATGTTCATGGTTATGTAAGTATGACCACGCTAATGATGCgcaataataaaatttttgtatatcacatttaaagaaaattaataatattttaCTTCAATCTTGCGTTTCAGACTGAGAAGAACTTCAACCGGGTATTGTCCCAAAACCGGTCTGCCGTGGAACGatcattttcccttttaaaaaacaaatggaggCGTCTACGATATTTGGACATGCTTTTGTTAAATCGCATTCCGGATGTCATATTAACTGCATGCTGCCTTCATAATTATATAATACAAAGGGGAGATGTACAACCAGAAGACCAGTACCGAGAAGATGATGAGGAAAACgacgaggaagaagaagaaagggatAATGATAATAGCACGACAGCAGgtaagcaaaaaagaaatagaataaAGTATTTGCTGATGTAATTTTATTACATTTCTGAATCAAATTGTAATACAATATGACACAAACACTTACTTTTCTGCTATTTTCTCAATAGCCGATGTCAAACGATCaaatattgcatttttttgggCTTGCCCAGACACCATTTCTTTCAGCACTTCAACTCTTTCCTTCTCGATAACAAGTATATCCGCCTTCcagtcaattttttttcgagCAGAGTTATCCACATGCGGTGGTAGCTTTTCCTTGCCCCCTCCATCATTAACCTCGGCAACGTGAAGCAATTTGATTGTTGCGTCTTCCCCGAATATTTCATTCATACGATCCGTCCATCGCCATGCTTTCGAATCGGCACCAGGCCTCCTCATCAACCGCCACGTACGCTTCAGATtataaattttctttgaaaGCTGGGCTGGAGTTCTGCCAAGAGCCACAAGTCCCTCAGCTTTAGTCATCTGGGAAAATATCAGCAAATTGCaatattaaatgttttttttgttaattttatatcTCATACCTTTTGCCatatttttagctttttggAGTATGGCTGATCCAATTGTGGCTTGAATTGCTGAAATGTGTCAAGCAATAGGGCAGTTTGGCGAACTGACCACTTAACCGTCGTCTCCTCTGAATCCGATTCGTCCGCCTCATCTTCCTGCACCATCGGATCGTCGTTGATGTGAACGTCGTCGTGATCTGATAATTCTAAAATATGTATTGCAATTTAGTACAATGTATGCTCAAAATATAACTTCAACATTACACTTACCATAAATGGAATGCTCCGCTTCAGCGGTTTGACGTTGGCTGGGAACCTGaaacgtaatttttttttttttaacggtaGGGGTTGGTTTTGTCGTCGCTTTTCTCTTTGAACCCCTGGCCTTTGCAATGTCACCACGGGTAGGACCCGCATTTTTTGGCAATACCCTTATCATAGCGCCATCGACGACTACCCGCGATGCGCAATGGCTCCGCGAAGGCACCTCGATAATGGAACGGCCTGGCAGAGGGGCACCGATTGCTTCTTCATCGGGCATATTTTCTCCTTCTAcatttgtaaaaataaaacattaaataCATCTAACATATAACATTAAATaccataaaaagaaataaagaatgGTTGTTAATTATAATTAATATATTAAACTTTTACATCACGAATGATAATGCTACTTACAATCAACAATGTAGAATTGTATAATTTTAGAATTTAATTATGCATATAACTTACGAGACTCATTATCACTCCTTCTAAATGTCTCTTCCTGCTGCTTTtccatttccttctctttttcctcttctatctttttcttctcttcaaTCAACTGTTTCTCagctttttgtttcaaaaaatgttgatgGGCTTTGCCGATCATTTCTGCCCTATATTCGGGTTCTACCACACAAGACGCGATTTGTAGCACGTGTTTTAATAAACTTTAATATCAATTTGCACCTACCTgcttcaaatttttgcttggTGTCTTGGGTCACTCGCAAATGACAAACACCGCCACACGGAAAAGTAAATTTTATTACACTAGAGCCATATTGCGAATGGATATTCTGCGACATTTTTCGTCGTGTCTCAGCAGGATAGCCATGCGGTAAAGAACTAAAATGAATCTAACTTTTTTCTCTCGCTAACAAATTTCAAccccttcccctttttttgtaatacCTTTTTCTAACTTCACGCGATTTTCATATCGATTCCTAAGCACACAAACCATTAACGTAATTTATTGTTCACTATCTATATAGTTCTATATTGTGATTTACACGGGCGTTTTTATATAAAGTTTGTTAGAATTAATATTACATGCATgcataatttattttatagtCATTTTATTGTCATAGCTATCTATTCCATTACATTGTTATTCTTGTAGAATTCCCATATATTAAAGCAAGCTAGCAATGCAGCATTTGGTACTGTTCGTCTGCTTCTACATAGAGGCGTCTGCTACTTCCAAATTCTCAGCTTGGATCAGTAGAAATTACTGATCCGAGCTGAGAATCTCAGCTACTTGATACGACCCATGTTGCGCGCTATCCCAGTCTCTTGGAAGAAACGGagggtgttcagtaaagggtcccaagattccccgccaggttcgctagtataggaggcccctcgcctctcgggggtatagtaaaaattggggtttttcgttcgttatctataaaattactaatcaatgtgtccagaaattgatttcactTAAGCCTAAattaattccctatccttaaatacctaattcatctagattaagcaattatttatatgttaaatttgtgattgaaattcacaattttttgaaatttgcgcctttcgcaacattgccaaTTTCATTATaataaacacgtttgtcttctctctagtgcagcaacttttacacctttgttacacctttgttaacaatggatatatttaataaatattgacgaattctatttgtaatgaattctgcactagagagaagacaaacatAAGATAAGATCAGaagaactagtctttatctttatctttctcatttttaatttgtaaaaagtatagttg includes:
- the LOC116933522 gene encoding protein ALP1-like, whose protein sequence is MANREQDINVIVLSVVQHLIQQDGEEDETIIQELVRPFFAAYGNMESSREGPREFSGVQEYIERTVTGYSDPYFKKHFRMSRQSFEHLARMMAIYLNSNDSGVPVQTKLLLTLWTLANVESFRGIGDRFGMYMGNVHYIFLCTTRAFRLNSIKFIKWPTRAEYRSITLQFSFPYAIGSVDSTFIRIRQPLKQCNVYTNRKKFCAVTLQAVSKPNLEFIDVSTGYPSSMHDASVFAHSQLGRNLSILLEGTPFVLLGDSAYGLTTTLMKPYPDNGRLDETEKNFNRVLSQNRSAVERSFSLLKNKWRRLRYLDMLLLNRIPDVILTACCLHNYIIQRGDVQPEDQYREDDEENDEEEEERDNDNSTTAGKQKRNRIKYLLM
- the LOC116919309 gene encoding uncharacterized protein LOC116919309 — encoded protein: MSQNIHSQYGSSVIKFTFPCGGVCHLRVTQDTKQKFEAEPEYRAEMIGKAHQHFLKQKAEKQLIEEKKKIEEEKEKEMEKQQEETFRRSDNESQGENMPDEEAIGAPLPGRSIIEVPSRSHCASRVVVDGAMIRVLPKNAGPTRGDIAKARGSKRKATTKPTPTVKKKKITFQVPSQRQTAEAEHSIYELSDHDDVHINDDPMVQEDEADESDSEETTVKWSVRQTALLLDTFQQFKPQLDQPYSKKLKIWQKMTKAEGLVALGRTPAQLSKKIYNLKRTWRLMRRPGADSKAWRWTDRMNEIFGEDATIKLLHVAEVNDGGGKEKLPPHVDNSARKKIDWKADILVIEKERVEVLKEMVSGQAQKNAIFDRLTSAIEKIAEK